The DNA window CGGGAAATAACGGCAATGGAAGACCGGCTATGCCGGTGGCAGGGTCGGATCACTGCCGGTTGCCGGCCTGCAAAGATAGACTCGAATGACTTTTCATCCATCTCCCTCCGAAGTCGGGAGAGGTTTGGCCCGTTGCTCGCGCGCCAGCAGTTCGCGCTTGCGCTTGACGCCCCAGCGATAGCCCGAGATCGATCCGTCCTTCTTGATGACACGATGGCATGGCACAAGCACGGCGATCGGGTTGGAAGCGATTGCCTTGGTCACGTCTCGGGCGTCGCGCGTACCGAGTTTGGCCGCGAACGCGCCGTAGCTGATCGTCTCGCCGACGGGTAGCACGCGCAGCATCGACCAGACCTCGATCTCGTAAGCCGTTCCACGCATATCG is part of the Bradyrhizobium canariense genome and encodes:
- a CDS encoding methylated-DNA--[protein]-cysteine S-methyltransferase, which gives rise to MREVIRFAWGNSSLGEFMVAMSDKGLVALELGSGRDLVEEALRIRFPGAEVVSRQLELIDILDKITRVIEEPRFNPELPLDMRGTAYEIEVWSMLRVLPVGETISYGAFAAKLGTRDARDVTKAIASNPIAVLVPCHRVIKKDGSISGYRWGVKRKRELLAREQRAKPLPTSEGDG